A window of Lepidochelys kempii isolate rLepKem1 chromosome 1, rLepKem1.hap2, whole genome shotgun sequence contains these coding sequences:
- the KBTBD3 gene encoding kelch repeat and BTB domain-containing protein 3: MDNQQDFISISTCSGISVPEKKINSLVAEDHGQQILNVLQSFRENNIFFDFKILVKDEIIPCHRCVLAACSDFFRAMFEVNMKERDDGNVTISNLSPKAVKAFLDYAYTGKTEITNDNVEMFFQLSSFLQVSHLSKACSDFLIESIDLGNCLQLLSISESYGSVHLFDHALEFAQHCFSLLLKSSDFLEMNFEVLQKCIEADELYVLEEESVLKAVLQWTKHNLETRQKHLHHLIKKVRLHQLPEKTLKDLLHSEEYLLQSTDCLGIINDAIKSVQNSSGLFPDARPSTTEKYIFVHKTEENGENRHTFCYNIKTDKWRELPHTHIIYLPGSSLSSYGEKIFITGGCKGNCCRTVRLHIAEPFHDATDQTWCYCPVSNDFSVVSAMKKPRTMHTSVMTLNQLFIIGGKTKGAQDIRSLLDVESYSPLSKEWKSVSPLPRGIYYPEASACENIIYVLGAEVEITDAFNPSLDCFFEYNAITDQWSELVAEFGQFFHATLIKAVPVNCTLYICDLSTYKVYSFCPETCVWKGEGSFECAGFNAGAVGIEDKIYILGGDYAPDEITDEVQVYHSNRSEWEEVTPMPRALTEFYCQTIQFNKYRDPWSSVGQCALEHFETL, from the exons ATGGACAATCAACAGGATTTCATTAGCATCTCAACTTGCAGTGGAATTTCTGTtcctgaaaagaaaatcaactcCTTAGTAGCTGAAGATCATGGTCAGCAAATTCTAAATGTACTGCAAAGTTTCAGAGAAAATAATATCTTTTTTGACTTTAAAATACTTGTGAAAGATGAAATAATCCCCTGTCATCGTTGTGTACTAGCAGCATGCAGTGACTTTTTCAG AGCCATGTTTGAGGTAAACATGAAAGAAAGAGATGATGGGAATGTTACTATTAGTAATTTATCACCCAAGGCAGTGAAGGCTTTTCTCGATTATGCCTATACAGGAAAAACTGAGATAACAAATGATAATGTGGAAATGTTCTTCCAGTTGTCATCATTTCTTCAAGTTTCACACCTCTCCAAAGCTTGCAGTGACTTTCTAATAGAAAGCATTGATCTTGGGAACTGTTTACAATTGTTGTCTATATCAGAAAGTTATGGTTCTGTTCATTTGTTTGATCATGCACTAGAGTTTGCACAGCACTGCTTTTCCTTGCTACTCAAATCAAGTGATTTCTTGGAGATGAATTTTGAGGTATTACAAAAATGTATTGAAGCAGATGAGCTATATGTTCTGGAGGAAGAATCTGTGTTGAAAGCTGTCCTACAGTGGACCAAACATAATTTAGAAACAAGACAGAAGCATCTCCATCACTTGATTAAAAAAGTGAGATTACATCAGTTACCTGAAAAGACACTGAAGGACTTGTTGCATTCTGAAGAATATTTGCTTCAGAGCACTGACTGCTTAGGAATAATCAACGATGCAATTAAAAGTGTACAAAACTCCAGTGGCCTGTTTCCAGATGCTCGTCCTTCAAcaacagaaaaatatatatttgttcaCAAGActgaagaaaatggagaaaacagaCACACATTTTGCTATAACATCAAAACTGATAAATGGAGAGAactgccccacacacacataatttATCTGCCAGGGTCAAGTTTATCTAGTtatggagaaaaaatatttataactGGTGGGTGCAAAGGGAACTGCTGTAGGACTGTTAGACTTCATATTGCTGAACCCTTTCATGATGCCACTGACCAGACTTGGTGCTACTGCCCAGTCAGCAATGATTTCTCCGTAGTGTCAGCTATGAAAAAACCAAGGACTATGCACACATCTGTCATGACTCTAAATCAGTTATTTATAATAGGTGGAAAGACTAAAGGAGCTCAAGACATCAGAAGTCTTTTGGATGTGGAATCTTACAGTCCTCTCTCCAAAGAATGGAAATCTGTAAGTCCGCTACCGAGAGGCATATACTATCCAGAAGCAAGTGCATGTGAAAATATAATTTATGTCCTTGGTGCTGAAGTAGAGATTACTGATGCCTTTAATCCATCCCTGGATTGTTTCTTTGAGTATAATGCTATAACTGATCAATGGTCTGAGCTTGTAGCAGAGTTTGGGCAGTTTTTTCATGCAACTTTAATCAAAGCTGTTCCAGTGAACTGCACATTGTATATATGTGACCTTTCCACCTACAAGGTTTATAGTTTTTGTCCAGAAACTTGTGTTTGGAAAGGGGAAGGATCTTTTGAATGTGCTGGCTTTAATGCAGGAGCAGTTGGAATAGAAGATAAAATTTACATACTAGGTGGTGATTATGCTCCAGATGAAATTACAGATGAAGTCCAAGTCTACCATAGCAACAGGTCTGAGTGGGAAGAAGTCACACCAATGCCAAGAGCCTTAACTGAGTTTTATTGTCAGACGATTCAGTTTAATAAATACAGAGACCCATGGTCATCTGTAGGGCAGTGTGCTCTGGAGCATTTTGAAACATTGTGA